The following DNA comes from Gemmatimonadota bacterium.
GTGGGGAGAAGGCTCTGGAGCAAGGCCTACAGGGACCTGATCGACAACGAGACCATGCTGCCCATCCTTGAAGAGCTTCTCGGCGACCCGACGTGGGGCCATGCCCCAGCACATATGCCGGCAGAGCTTCGCCCCTTGTTCCGGCTGGATCACGACAATATACATTACAAGCCTGGCCGGAAACCGACAGACGGCGAGGACAAAGGCGGGACACTCCACGGCAGCCCGAGCAGCTTTCATATCACGTGTGTGTATGAACTCAAGACAGTCGGACCAGATGACGGGGGCTTCGGGTGTGTTGTTGGCACACACAAGCCGGCCAATGAGCAGAAACTGACGGACATCGACGGTGACTGGCGGCGAAACTGGTGCGACACGGAGTGGACGTCGCAACTGCCAAACTGGGATGACGATGTGCCGGTACACCGCGTCGAGGCCAGGGCTGGGGACTGCATTTTGTTCAGTGAGAAGCTCAAACACGGTACGATTCCGTGGGCAGGGAGCGGCGAACGTCGCACCCTCTTCTACAAGTATGTTCCTTTCGGCATGCACCACGGCGACGCCGCGTACGACACCAACGACCCCGAACTGACTGAGCGGCAGAAACGGATTCTGGAGTTCTCGCCGTGCTGGTTTAACGATCCCCGTGAGGACAAAGACTATTCCGCGAACCCTGCGCTTACCAAGCTCCATCCTCTGGCGTGTGTGGAGAGCGACCCGAGTGTGTTGCTGCCGGGCATGTCGCCGCCGCACATCCGGCTGACGGACGAGACCAGGGCAATGCTGAGTGCCGGATAGAACTTTTTGGCCAAATGATAGCGAAAATAGAAAAATGCCGTGAGATTTTTTCTCACGGCGTTTTTCATTGATTCACCGTAGAGAAAGGAGCTGTGTCGATGAAGAAGCAAACCCCGGAAGCCATCCTGGCTGGATTTGAGAAACGGGTGGATGCAATGTTCCGCGCAGAATCGGGCACCCCCCTGGTGCGCGCCAAGAAGCAGAAACCACTCGGCCTGGGGCGCGGTAACTACGTTCGAGCCTACTCCTATTCCATGATGGCGTTTGCCGCACGTTGTCTCTACCTTGGCGAGATGCTGGATGAGGCAAATGCCGCACTGGCCGAAAATGCCCAGCACTACCTCGATAACCCAAAGGACATCAATGACCGCGACAGTTTCCACTGGCATGCGGAAATCGTCATGCGGCTGATTGAGATGTACGGCACCAACGGGACGGAGCATCCTGGCCGCATCACCAAAGAGACCGAGGCCCTCG
Coding sequences within:
- a CDS encoding phytanoyl-CoA dioxygenase family protein, coding for MDNAMRDTFARQGYIVVPNVLNQQQLDELNQVYDQHIFEREETLSTAGTDKQNRFYIGGRDTHETTDRHGNTYVGRRLWSKAYRDLIDNETMLPILEELLGDPTWGHAPAHMPAELRPLFRLDHDNIHYKPGRKPTDGEDKGGTLHGSPSSFHITCVYELKTVGPDDGGFGCVVGTHKPANEQKLTDIDGDWRRNWCDTEWTSQLPNWDDDVPVHRVEARAGDCILFSEKLKHGTIPWAGSGERRTLFYKYVPFGMHHGDAAYDTNDPELTERQKRILEFSPCWFNDPREDKDYSANPALTKLHPLACVESDPSVLLPGMSPPHIRLTDETRAMLSAG